TTTCCGTTATATACATTGACTGATGAAATGaagaattttataatttaagttacttccaaaatacatatacatacatttgGTCCAAAAACATTCAATGTTGTGCACGCCGAACTCAAAGAACCCGTTTGGtgataaataatacaaacaatgtcagtaaaacagaaaaaaaagggAAAACAGGAACGGATTtcttaaaaaaacattaattgAATATTAGTTATTCTGTACAACTATTAGGATTTCTATACTGTATAGGATGTATTTTAAGATAGAGAAGCAGAAACtttcgtttattttttttttggtcagTTTAAAGACGATATTTTTTTAGCCCATTTAGGCGCTTTCTCTTTAACCACTAAATACAGTCGGCCAACCAACGTTCAGAGAATCTGACTTTTTGCGAATCAGTCATTATGAGAATCTGGCATTACGCCAATCTGGTATTGTGCATTTCTGACATAAAACGTCAAAATCAATGAAATGTGGAAAAAATGGAAACCATCCATTTTAAGATAAACTTTGATTACCTTTgtaatttttgtcgagctcccaatATTTCGACGCAGATACATCCATCATGAATGTCATGATcctgtgatcatgatgcatgagTTACCTGTgtttaatgatgatgatgaatttgaTGATGGCAGATGAATGTCAAAGTTCTTTGAACAGTTTTCTATTTGAAAAGAAGAGAAAAGAGCTACACAATAAGAGAAAATGGGACATTCACATTGCAAAACACGGTGTAAAGaaaacggccataaagaatgcgCATCGGTTGcatagagcgttgtctctttcttgcttatgtgacgttaattgtatCTTTCCAAAGAGCGATGTGCATtatttatggccgtttactgtacaATACGTACAGTATGTGAGACTGACAAATGATGGgacgaaaaataattataaatacattttatttacaaaagaaATCATGCTTACAACACCCATACAGATAACTATTGTGTGAACTAAATTACAATTTTTGGGTGCATTCATAGTACCTAGCATAAATACTCTAGTTGTAATGATGCTTATATCACTAACACAAATAAAGTTTCAGTGTTTAATTAACGTGTACGCTGCTGTTATCAGTTACAGTACCATCGGTTAACGCCCGGCGCTGCAGGTACAACTTAGTACAGTATAATTTGGATCAGAATGAAATAAACCCGTGGTATGAAACAGTAACTTCGCCTCCTCGTGTTTTGTTGTGAACCGCCGAACATAATTTTGAAGAAACATAGACAAGAGTCATCAAATAGATATCTCCAAACGAATATACAGAGCACATCGTACCGCACACGAATCTGTCGTGTGAAAGTGGTGGCTTCCGCTTCTCCACGTTTTAACTACATATTACATTAAAACGCGTAAGTTTGTTCGTTCTCGAATGGTGGCATTTTTTAATGTAATCGTTAAGCCTGCTTCTCCTTTGTCTCAGGTTTCATTTCTAGAATAGTAATAACACTTTCCGCTCTTGATGGTGCGGACTCGTACATTTGCATAAGTGTGATTTGCGAGTCAACACTTGAAAGGCCTTCTGCCATATTCATTAGCGGCATATGATTACACTCGGTGTCTTCCTAAAACCACACATTAATAATATAAGGAACTTATTAAACTGATAAATTAATGACGGCTAATACCATTTTATTTTAGCCTTCCGTATCCCGTTGTAGAAAAATTCTACTGAATGAATAACATTCCAATTATAAATTGTAAACTGCAACGTACGAGAAGGAATTCGGCAAAAAAggcattattttttataatttaatttcagtGTTTAAGTTTTCCTGTGCCAattaattatttagtttttattggACAAAGAAACAGTGTACCATATACATTCTCTATCAGTAAGTTCTATAATTAGTTCCGGCTATCACTTTTGTTTAGTTAACCTTTTCATCTGTGGGACCCTATTGAGGGTTGAAATAAATTTGGAACGAATGGAACGATCCAATATGATACCCATTTTATTAGTAGGTAAAGGAAAAAGCGAACGCAAACTTAAGACATAGGTACTAtaagctgcaaaagtggatggcgaacttatcaatgaattcattcataatttctccatgcacttttgcagctgatagacCAGAGATAGGTACTTACATCCAAGGCTAGACAGTCGTGAAAACATTGCCGATCATCTATAGACACGTCATACTGCCGCCGTCGCATACGATCACGCTTATCAAACGGTCCATACTTCTTATTATTTCGAAAGGCTCCCATTAAATTCTGCGAAATTTGTAACATTTGTATATTTACGATTTTATTGCCTTTGTGCTGATACAAAACGCAAAATTGACATAGAAATGAGGATATCTTTTCTACACTGCACTTTTAGGTACTAATTTTAAAAAACTGTAAACAACCCACTAAATGAGTTGTTTATCAGGTAGCGTTTCATTCCTGTTAGATTTTTCGTATTTGTAGCTGTTCCATTCTAATAGCATGTAATTTCGGttaattttaccaaatataAATACCAAGTACGAGTACATACATTTTTCATGGCGTAAATTACTAGAATCCTTGTCTGAAAGGCAAACGTCATGCCAGCTGAAATCAGGAACCATGCCAATGTACAACGTGCTACGACGTCACATTCCCCCTGTGCAAGTTCGTACATTAAGCAACTAAAAGCTAtctgtaaaatgtaaaaaaatatgtacctacctatcggttaacttcaaactcgggtaggTAAATCTCTTTTGCtatgaaaccggactaattccaataagaccttGTTACCctctgggttggaaggtcagatggcagtcgctttcgttaaaactagtgcctacgccaaatctcgggattagttgtcacagcggacccaggttcccatgagccgcggaaaatgccgggatatcgcaaggaggatgatgatatgaaGTTGATTATCGATTTAGCTCATGTCGTCTTGGATATTGGTATAAATGGTATAAATGCATAACAGTATTATCTTCTGACAACTatgaataatatatatttatgccTATTATGAGATAACAAGCGCAAAAAATATAGGGATAGATGATGTGACATGACATCATAAAGACGGCGAAcaaagaataaaatattttcaatttaaacATGATGCTCTAGATTAAAAAAAGactaaaataaattactttttaataaatatataggtaCCAAAAGACTCTTTAATGTtaaaaatgctcataaaattaGAGGCGGATACATATTAAAACGATAGTTACGGAAAACTAACCCACAACATCGCTGGAAGAATAGACCAGCACACAGTCCAGAACTTTGTCGGGCTAAACCCAAGCCAAAAGTGTATATCTGTTGAGAATTTTTTAACTCCGTATATCCACATGATAATAGCCATTCTCAACCCTCCCAAAAACAGTATCGTAATATGCAATCCATTAACTAATCCGGTTCTTATTTTCTCAAGATACTGATCAACCTAGAAAATAATGATGAAATTATttcgtatatttaaataaaatactgtaAAGAAAACAGATATGTGTAATTATTACTTAGGTTCGGTATAACCGGATTAttttatcttaaatacataGTAAATTAAAGATGAATATAGATAGTAAGAGCACTAATAGCATATTTGAAAAAAGCGGTAGCTTTGTCAACTAAAATAAATCTTGTACACATAGGTAGCCGCCGCATAAACGCGCACTTGatatttatttgaatattgAAATTAGCACGCCCAACGAACACTTAACTGCCTGTCGGGggaaatacaatacaatacaatacaatacaatagtttATTGATAACGCCAAGTTACATGTCAGTTGATGTCAGGTATAAACATTTGattataattgtttaaaaatacattgGACATTACATTAATGAAGTATTTGATTCACATACACAGTAATAATTGAATAGAAATTATACAGTAGGCAGTTCGTAAAACTCATTTACGGAATAAAAACTATGACAGAGAAGCCACTTCCGTAATCTAGCTTTGAAGACCACCGTAGAAGTTGCATTATTTGTTATTTGGTTAGGTAGTCTGTTATATATTGACGCGCCCGAGATGTATACCGACCTTTCCGATTTTCGTAGTTTATGAGCGGGGGTGACGAGTTGATGAGCGAGTTTGTTGCTACGCATTGCGCGGGATATGTTCACACCCCGGCGTCTAAACGTTTCGCagtttttcaattcaattcaattcaattcatttatttcgtcatCATGGGTTACATACATTACAATAGGTGTCAGTTTACATTATAAGTCCGACCATGGTGTGCCTTTCGGCGTAcgatataaaaaatacttatgctAAACACATTTACAtgcataaaattaaactaaactgactaataaacaaattggaaATATCAAAAGTAACTTTATATAATCATGTCAAGCAATAACagtatttaaattgaaaataaaataataataacaatagaGACATAAGATTGTGCAATCATTCATTACattcattaataaattcattgatcGAATAGTAGGCTTTTTCTATCAGGTACATTTTCAAAGCTTGTTTAAATTCATTCAGACCCTCTTTACCTCGAATTGTCTTTGGTAATTTGTTGAAAATTTTTGGTGCCATTCCTATAATACTTTTTGAAAGTAATTTGGTCTTTGATGGCATACCTATCACTTTATCACATCGTCTCTCACTAGAGAAATATTTGAAGAGGTGTGGATTACTTTTAACAAATAAAGCGATTTCGAATATGTATAGGCAAGGAAATGTAAGAATTTTCAAATCAGTAAAGAAGGGTTTACATGGTTCTAAATATTGTAGTCCGCACAAAGATCGTAAACACCTTTTCTGTGCTCGAAATACGAGTTCACGATTAGTAGAGTTTCCCCAAAAAATAACGCCATATCTGAGCGTTGAGGAAACGTATGCATGATAAGCTGTCAAAGCTGTTGATTGATTCACTATTTTACGCAGCATAAACAAAGTGTACGAATATTGGCTCAACTTTTTGCAGACATTTTCGGTTTGAAGTTTCCAGGAAAGATTATTGTCTAATGTTAAACCGAGAAATTTTGTATGGTCCGTTTCTGAGATTATGTAGTTGTTAAATTTTGCTACTGGAACCAATAGATTTTTACATCTCTGTTTAAAATTCATTATATATGTTTTGGCCAGGTTAATATGAAGGTTATTTCTGTCAAGCCATTCGATAGTGGACTCTAAAGTTGTATTGATATCAGATTCTATAGTATCTGGTGGACTATCAGAGAAAATAATTGTACTGTCATCTGCAAATAAAATTGTTGGATGCGTTGTTACTCGCGGGAGGTCAttgatatatattataaataaaagggGACCTAAAATACTCCCTTGGGGGACGCCGTACCTAATGTCTCGAAGACATGACGAATAAATAGTCTCTACCTTTTTATGTGTAAAGAGAGCTATTTGGAAGATGTATTCGCAGGCAAGTGGTAAGATGTTCAACTCTCGGAATAACTCTCTGCACGAAGTGTCCCCAGGCACGCCCGCGATGGCCCGAATCGCCTTTTTCTGCATCCTGAAGACGCGATCGGCGTCAGCAGCCCGCGCCCAGTGCTCAACGCCGTAGGTGATGAGGCTATGGATGGTCGCGAAGTAACATGACAACACGACGCTGCGAGAAGCGGTGCCTGCGAGACGACCCAGTGCGAAACATGCACGCCCAAGCCTAGAGCACATGCCGTCTATATGATGGTCCCATGTGAGACCGCTATCAATCTGGAAACCTAGTAGTTTCGCCGATTGTACCATTTGTAACGCAGTTTGTTCAGCATTGACTGAGTACGACGGTGGTGCCATGCCGTTGAGCTGGAATGAGAGGTAACACGTTTTGTCTCTATTCAAGGCCAAGCCGTTCTGCCGAAACCATGCCTCAAGCCTCCGTACTACGGAGTTTAATTTGCATTCCAGTTCTCGTGTGGTCGGCGCAGTGACTATGGCCGCCACGTCGTCAGCATACATGTAAATCTCCGCATCGGATATTGCAGTAGGCAGGTCATTGAGTAGTAGACTAAACAATGTATTCGACAGACACGAGCCCTGTGGTACGCCGATCTCATTCGTCATCTCACATGATTTGATGCTCCCGTTAACTGCAACGACGACTTGCGAGCGCTGTGACATGAAAGATGTAAGTAGGGACAGGACCGGACCGCGGACACCGTAGAACCTCAGTTTGTTGGCTATAAGCTGGTGGTCTGCGGTGTCGAACGCGCGCGAGAGGTCGCAGCATAGCAGTGCTACCTGCTGGCCAGCCTCGCGCGCGCTCAGCACGCGCCACAGCACTTCGCGCACCAGGTCGGTGGTGGCACGCCCGCCCCTATATGCATACTGTCTCTCCGTCATTATATTGCGTTGCTCGATAAAAGAAAGGAGTCTTTTATTTAAACCTACCTCTAGCACTTTACTGATGGCAGGGACCAGGGATATCGGTCTGTACGATTTCATATCGGACTTCTTCCCTTTACCTTTATAAAGAGGTGATATTTTAACTCTTTTCAGGGGCGTAGGGTACGTACCTTCCTTGATACAGGCGTTAAATAGGTAGGCTACTATTGGTGCGATAGGTTGGGCGACTGATCGAAGTAGGTTAGGTGATAGGCCGTAGACGTCTGCACTGTTTTTTGGAGATATGTGTTTGTTTAATAGTAACACTATTTCTCCTGGAGTGAAAAGAGTTAGCCTCAGGCGCGGCGGCCAGcagcgcggcgcgcgcgcgcgtCACGTCAGCCGGCGGCGCGCCGCACCTGCTGGCGGCCGTCGTGAATTCTATGTTCATCGCATCGACCAATGCTTCCTTAGAAACGAACTCCTTCCCGTCGGTGTCCCGCAGCAAATCTGTAAAGTCAACCCTCGCGCGGTCTCGCCTTCCTAGTTCCGTAGATATTATATTCCACATACATTTAGATTTGTTTGTGTGGTCGCGGATCATATCAGagtagtattttgttcgtttgTCCTTGAGCATTGCATTATATTTTTTAGAGTAAAGTTCGGCGGTACTGATGAGCTCTGCGTTGTCCGGGAATATTGTTTTCATATGCAGTATATCAAAGAGTAGGTTTTTACAATTTAAGAGATCGTTGTCAATCCAGGtattgcaattttttaaataaggtTGTTTTTTAATGGGAAAACATATGTTAAACTTGTTGACTATAATGTTTAATAATGATATTGCAAGTACGTTACAATCGCTCCCGGACCGTTCTACCACCTCAGGCCAGTCTATAGATTCGAGTGCagatacaaaattatttttattagcgtTGGTAATCGACCGTCGTTCCACAAACTTCGGCAAAGGTGCCGAGGTACGCGTCAATCGCACACACTGCGCGTCGTGGTCGCTGAGGTGCGTCGCGGCGCTCGCGACGCTCGCCACGCGCTGTTGGGGGAGGTTGGTGTAGACATGGTCCAGTAGCGTTGCGGAATCACCCGCCACCCGCGTCGCGAAATCGACCAACTGATAGAAATTATGTCTAGATAAAGTGTCGACTAATTCTTTTTGCGATTTCGAATTTTTGAACAAATTAATGTTGATGTCACCCATAATGACTGTGTCAAGGTCATCATTACATATTTTAGTGAGTAATTTATCAAATTGTTTCAAATAAGCCATATCGTCAGtttgattcgagtgatatatcCCTACTATCAATATATTTTCTGTGACAAGTTGTACGGCACAGACGTCAAATAGTTGTTCTATCGCTAAATCACAATAGTCTTGTTTGTTTACTACCTTAATGCCGGTACGAACGTATATGCAACTTCCACCGTGGCCCACCGCTGACCTACAGAAATGGGAAATTAAGTTAAAGTTATTAAGTGTTACCGATACCAATTCCTGGCTCTGAAGCCAATGTTCGGAGATAATAAGCA
This genomic stretch from Leguminivora glycinivorella isolate SPB_JAAS2020 chromosome Z, LegGlyc_1.1, whole genome shotgun sequence harbors:
- the LOC125240494 gene encoding sodium-dependent nutrient amino acid transporter 1-like, which gives rise to MVAAPQTVTIFHFTAFALLIGMTYLCAELFIRQYTQRLDWDQNLCPVLKGITVSLILQYTLFCLLSETIMYVSLVYGIGMIGVQDFGSISPFTMTDNAVIIFTVLFILLSAVLYSLTVTRLIHSEFPSMKFIYIQGLICIFGFILSVPILLKIRTGLVNGLHITILFLGGLRMAIIMWIYGVKKFSTDIHFWLGFSPTKFWTVCWSILPAMLWIAFSCLMYELAQGECDVVARCTLAWFLISAGMTFAFQTRILVIYAMKNNLMGAFRNNKKYGPFDKRDRMRRRQYDVSIDDRQCFHDCLALDEDTECNHMPLMNMAEGLSSVDSQITLMQMYESAPSRAESVITILEMKPETKEKQA